AGTTGTCGTCGGCCAGGACGATGTCCGCCGCCTCCCGGGCCACGTCGGTACCGCTCAAGCCCATGGCCACCCCCACGTCGGCCACCTTCAGAGCGGGGGCGTCGTTCACTCCGTCGCCGGTGATGGCCACCACTTCCCCGTGGGACTGGAGGGCCCGCACGATGCGCAGCTTGTGCTGGGGCGAGACGCGGGCAAAGATGGACGTTCGCCGCACGGCCTCGCGCAGCTCGGCGTCGCTCATGGCGTCCAGGTCCACGCCGGTGAGCACCGGGCCGTCGTGCGCGGAGATGCCGAGGGCCTGCCCGATGGCGCGGGCGGTGCGGGCGTGGTCGCCCGTGACCATGACCACGCGGATGCCGGCCCGCTGGCAACCGGCGATGGCCTCCTTCACCCCCGGCCGGGGCGGGTCCAGCATCCCCTGCAGCCCCAGGAACACCAGCCCCTCCGGCTCGGGCAGGTGTTCGGGGTCGGGGGGCGGGCCCTCCAGGGGCCGATAGGCCATGGCCAGCACCCGCAGACCCCGCGAGGCCATCTCGTCGGCGGCCCGCTGGACAGCGCGCGCGTCCAGGGCACAGGGCCCGTCGCTGCCGAGCGCCCGGTCGCACATGGCCAGCACCCGTTCGGGAGCGCCCTTGACGTATAGATGGCAGACGTCCCCTTTGCGGCGGACGCTGGCCGAATAGCGGCGCTCCGACTCGAAGGGCAGTTCGGCCAGGCTCACGTGCTCGCGGCGTTCCGCTTCCGGGTCCAGGCCGGCGCGCAGCGCTGAGACCAGCAGGGCGGCCTCGGTGGGATCGCCCTGGAATTCCAGACCGCCACCGGACACATACACGTGCGCTTCGTTGGTCAGGACGCCGGCCAGCAGGGTCAGATACAGCGGGGAGCTCTCGGGCGCGGGGTCGGTGCCGTCGGCGGGCGGCGACCAGGTGCCCTCGAGGGTCCACACCTCCCGCACGGTCATGCGGTTCTCGGTGAGGGTGCCCGTCTTGTCGCTGCCGATGGTGGTGGTGCTCCCCAGCGTTTCCACCGCCGGCAGGTGCCGGACTATAGCCCTCTTGCGGGCCATGCGCCGCACCCCCAGGGCGAGGGTGATGGTGAAGACCACGGGTAAGCCTTCGGGGATGGCTGCCACGGCGATAGCCACCGCCAGCAGGAACATTTCGGTGACACTCTCGCCCAGGGCGACGCCCAGAGCGAAGGTGACCAGGGCCAAGACACCTACGATGATGCCCAGGGTGCGGGCCAGGGCACCCATCCGCCTTTGCAGGGGCGTCTCCGGCTGCACCTCGGCCCGCATCTGGGCGGCGATGGCCCCCAGCTCCGTGGCATAGCCGGTGGCCACCACGTAGCCTCGCCCCCTGCCGGTGGTCACTATCGTGCCTGCATAGACCATGTTCGCCCGTTCCATCACGGGCGTGGGCGCGGGAACCGGGGACGACCGCTTGGCTACAGGCAGCGACTCGCCGGTGAGCAGCGACTCGTTCACCTCCAGGCCGTGGGTCTCCACCAGGCGGATGTCGGCCGGGACGCGGCTGCCCGACTCCAGCAGCACCAGGTCGCCGGGCACGACGGCCTCACTCTCCAGGTCCCACTCGCGGCCCTCGCGCACCACTCGCGCCCGTGGCGAGACGAGGCGCATCAGCGCCAGCACCGAACGCTCCGCCTGCCACTCCTGGAGGAACCCGATGCTGGCGTTGACGGCCAGGGCGGCGGCGATGACGCCGGCGTCCACGTATTCCTGCAGGAAGACCGTGACCACCGTGGCCAGGAGCAGGATGTAGATGAGAGGGCTCTGGAACTGGTGCAGCAGCACCAGCAGAGGGTTGGTGGGAGGAGCCTGCTCGATGCGATTGGGGCCATAGGTGCGGAGGCGGCGGGCGGCCTCCTCCCGTGTCAGCCCCTCGGGCCCGGTGCGGAGGGCGCCCTCCAGCTCAGCCCTGTCCAGCGCGTGCCAGGGGCGCGCCTCCTGCCAGCGCTCCGCCGGGGTAGCGCCCTGTCGCCCCTTCCGCCATCGGGCCAGCACGATTACCCGACACTGCCGCCTTCGCCCGTGCTCATGCCCATGCTACCAGACCGGGAGTCGGCGCCGGCAGCGGGCACCATCAGCACCGGCATGGGGCAGCGGCGCAGGACCTCTTCGGCGACGCCGCCCAGCCAGCGAGCGGGGCCCGACCTGCCCCTGCTGGTGATGACCACTAAACAGGGGCGCTCACGTTCGGCGAAGTGGAGCACGCCGCTCCCCGCAGGCCCCAGAGCGACTCGCCACTGGACCTGCAGCCCTTTGGCCTGCAACCTCCTGGCCTGGGCCTCCAGGTAGTCCGAGGCCAGCTTCTCCAGTCGTCGCTGGGCCGGGCTCTCCGTCTCCCACAG
The genomic region above belongs to Dehalococcoidia bacterium and contains:
- a CDS encoding HAD-IC family P-type ATPase, coding for MLARWRKGRQGATPAERWQEARPWHALDRAELEGALRTGPEGLTREEAARRLRTYGPNRIEQAPPTNPLLVLLHQFQSPLIYILLLATVVTVFLQEYVDAGVIAAALAVNASIGFLQEWQAERSVLALMRLVSPRARVVREGREWDLESEAVVPGDLVLLESGSRVPADIRLVETHGLEVNESLLTGESLPVAKRSSPVPAPTPVMERANMVYAGTIVTTGRGRGYVVATGYATELGAIAAQMRAEVQPETPLQRRMGALARTLGIIVGVLALVTFALGVALGESVTEMFLLAVAIAVAAIPEGLPVVFTITLALGVRRMARKRAIVRHLPAVETLGSTTTIGSDKTGTLTENRMTVREVWTLEGTWSPPADGTDPAPESSPLYLTLLAGVLTNEAHVYVSGGGLEFQGDPTEAALLVSALRAGLDPEAERREHVSLAELPFESERRYSASVRRKGDVCHLYVKGAPERVLAMCDRALGSDGPCALDARAVQRAADEMASRGLRVLAMAYRPLEGPPPDPEHLPEPEGLVFLGLQGMLDPPRPGVKEAIAGCQRAGIRVVMVTGDHARTARAIGQALGISAHDGPVLTGVDLDAMSDAELREAVRRTSIFARVSPQHKLRIVRALQSHGEVVAITGDGVNDAPALKVADVGVAMGLSGTDVAREAADIVLADDNFVSIYAAVEEGRITFDNLRKATFYLLSAGLAAVLALLASLVLRWPPLLLPAQILWLNMVVDGFQDVAMAFEPGEEDVLRRPPRRRDEGILSRLLWERLALSAVVMAAGTLLMFHWEMEDSGSLEKARTVALTTLTIFSNLHVGNARSERVSAFRRSPFSNRFLLFAVALALAMHIGAMYFPPTQFILRLTPLGPETWTKMVAVAASIVVVVELHKWLRRPRPRR